AATGCCAAGGCCCGGCATGATCCCAATTTTTGTCAGAACGAATTTCATCTGCCCATGTGGATAACTGAGCAAGTGACTTGCCATTGGAAATGTTATCGATTGCTTGTTTAGCATCATTGGTTAAATTATTTTCTGCGATTTGACCAATCACTCGATGCCCTAGAGGACCAAATGCTTGTGCTTGGTCTACCAGACCGCCATTTATGACCATGCCAAGACTAATGGCAAGTACCACTTTTTTCATGAAAACCCCGATTGTTTTTTAATTATTTATCGATATAAATGCCCGTTAATACAGGCATAGACTAGCGACTTTAGATGACCACAAGATGACACTGTATCAATACTGTTACATCTTGGTGGATCATTTGTTGTTATTTTACGCTAATTTAGACATGAAATTGCAACAAATGTTCTATACAATTCTGCGCAATCAAGTTTTTACTCTAAAAATTTGATTGCGCTTGCCCTACAGCAGGATGCACTTAAAAATTATAATTTCAGGGGTCTGAATACAATGTTAAATAATAAAATCAGTCGCTTAGCGCTAGCGACTTGCTTTGCTATGGGTGTTAGTTTTCCCGCCATGGCAGCTGATACCGCATCAAATATCCGTGGTCAAATTGTTGGTCCACAAGGAAATGCTGTTACAGATGCAAAAATTACCATTATGCATGAACCAACAGGCACTGTGACCGAGGTGACAGTGGGAGCTAATGGCGAGTTTTTTGCCAGAGGCTTACGTGTTGGTGGTCCTTACATTATCAAAATTGATTCAGATGAATTTGCTGATGATGTTGAGCAAAACTTATTTTTAAATGTAGGTGAAACCTTCCGTTTTAACCGAACTTTACAACTTGCGGCAGACATGGAACGTATCGGCGTTGTTGGTAGTGCCAGTTATTACCGTAGTGCTGGTGGCGACAGTGAATTTGGCGCGAAAGAAATTGCTAACGCACCAGGTGTTAGCCGCGACTTGAAAGATGTATTACGCCAAAATCCAATGGCGGTTGTAGGTACTGATGGTATCTCAATGAGCGTTGCGGGTATGAACCCACGTTTTAATACCTTTGTGGTTGATGGTATTTCGCAAAACGATGACTTTGGTCTTAACTCAAATGGTTATCCAACCCAGCGTTCACCTATTTCATTAGATGCAGTTGAAAGTGTGGCATTAAATGTGTCGCCTTATACGGCCCGTAATGGCGGCTTTACTGGCGCACAAATCAATGCGGTAACCAAATCGGGTACTAATGATGTATCAGGCAGTGTGTTTTGGGAAACTACTAACGACAGCATGGCAGGTAAAACTCAGCCAGATGATGAAGGTAAAAGAATAAATCAAGATTTTGAAGAAACCACATTTGGTGGCACGATTGGTTTTCCACTGATTAAAGACACCTTGTTCTTCTTTGGATCTTATGAAAACTTTGACTCACCCAAGTCTGCTGCTTATGGTCCTGCTGGTAGTGGATTTGCTAAAAGCTCAGATATTACCTTAGAAGAATTTACCAAAATTCAAAACATCGCTTCTAGCGTATATGGGTTAGATACCATTGGTACGTTTGACGCAAACCCGCAAGAAGAAGATGAGAAAATCTTAGCTAAAGTTGACTGGAATATTAACGATCAACATCGTGCAAGTTTCACCTATCAATATACCTTAGGTAACTTAACCAACAATATTTCAGAAAACACTTCACAGTTAACTATGTCGAGTGCTTGGTATAACAAAGAAGAAAAGTTAGAAACCTATGCCGCTAACTTATACAGTGATTGGACCGATGATTTCAGCACTGAAATTAAAGTGGCTTACAAAGACACCACCTCTAATTCAAACACCATTGACGATTTAGGCATTGGTAGTGTGAGCATTCAGACCTATGATCGCTCGGGTGACAGAGTGGTTTTTGGTACCGATAAGTCTCGCCAAGCGAATAAGTTAAACAACCAAAACTTAGAAGTACGTTTTGTGGGTGATTACTATTTAGGTGACCACAATATTGGCTTTGGTTTGCAATACAATAATGTTGAAGTGTTTAACTTATTTGCTCAAAACGTCATTGGTAACTGGTCATTTAACAGCATTGAAGACTTTGAAAATGGTGTGGTTGATCAATTCTTTTATGCTAATGCCAAATCGGGTAACCCGAACGATGTGGGCGCAAGCTTTAACATGGATACCTTAGCGTTATTTGTTGAAGATTCTTGGGATATCACCGCTGATTTAGAATTAACGTTTGGTATGCGTTATGAAACCATCAGCATGTCAGATTCGCCATCATTAAATCAAAACTTTGTTGACCGTTACGGCTTTGCTAATAACAAAACTATGGATGGTAAAGACATCTGGTTACCACGTATTGGTTTAACTTATTTACTAAATGACAATGTAACGCTTCGCGGAGGTGTGGGTCGTTATAGCGGTGGTTCGCCAACGGTATGGATGTCAAACAGCTTCTCAAATGACGGTAACAGCTTACTGAGTTACAACAATGGTTGGAATGATGCGTGGGGCACGCCAGATTTTGCAAACGTACCTAGTGAAGCACAAGATGGTTTAGTGGGCGGTGACGGCAATACTAACTCATTAGACCCTAATTTCGAACTACCATCAGACTGGCGTGCCAGCATTGGTTTTGACAGTACTTGGGACTTTGGCCCATTAGGCGAAGACTGGTTTGTGGGTGGTGAGTTTTTATATATTGCAAAAGAAAACGATGTGGCTTGGGTTGATTTAGCTCGTCGTAAAGTGAAAACCGATGCTACAGGTCGTGTTGTATATGAAACTTGGGATCCGTTAGCAAATAACGGCGCAGGGGGCAATACTAACCGTTACGACTTAATGCTAACCAATGCTGAAGAAGATGGTAACAGCAAAACTCTTAGTTTAAGTTTAGCGAAAAACTGGGATATGGGTTTGAGCATGCGAGCGGGTTATGCCTACAACTCAGTTGAAGAAGGTAACCAAGGTTCATCGTCTACTGCTACATCTAACTACCAATATACTCCAGTGCAATATGATCGTAATGGCACCACAATGGGTACAGGCTATTATGAAACCCCACATCGTTTCACCTTAAATCTAGGTTATGATGTCGAGTTTATTGCAGGCTACAATTCAAGCTTTAACTTGTTCTTTGAAGCAAGAGAAGGCAATCCAGTCACGTGGTTGTTAGGTTCATATAAAGATGGCAACTTGGGCGACCAAACGAGTTTTGCTAATGCTTCTTACTATCTGCCTTATATACCAACGGGTGCTGATGACCCAAATGTTGAATACAAAGGGTTAACTTATGAAGAGTTTAAATCAGCACTAGATAAACTTGGCTTAAGTAAATACGCCGGTGGTATCGCACCCAAAGGCATCAGCAATCAGCCTTGGGTACATCAGTTAGACTTCCGCTTTACCCAAGAGTTACCAGGTTTTATGGAAAAGCATAAAGGTATTTTGTACTTTGATGTGAAAAACGTACTTAACCTAATGAACAATGACTGGGGCGTAGTTGAATACCAAAGCTTTAATAGTAAAAAGCTAGTGGATCATGATTACGATGCCGCGACTGGTGTTTACACTTACTCAGTGCCGTTTGGTCAACAGGGGATTGAAACCGAGACCTATGATAACTATGACATCAAGCAATCTGCTTGGCAGTTAAAAGTAGGCGTTAAATACAAGTTCTAAATTTGATGATTAAACAAAAATACCGAGCGTTTGCTCGGTATTTTTTTATCTAATTAGGGCTAGCTAATAATACCAATCGTATTAAATAACTGATCATTCTAGCTTGTGAAAATACCTGATAACTGCGTTAGGTTTTTTGATTGTAGAATAAGTGCTTATCAAAAAATTGCCTTGTTACCACGCATTTTTTCTACGCTATTTCTGGCCACATATTTACTGTGGTGGGTAGAAATTGAACTATTTAACTTTGCTGATAATGTTAGATGTTGGCGCTTTTTTAGCTTGTTTTACAGCGCGTTTTTCTTTTAAAGAAAGCTTAGGTTGTTTTTTAGCTTCTTTGGCATTATTACGTTCTTTGCTCATGTTGAACTCCAAATAAAATTAACGGGTTACGGTTAAAACAATGTCGAAATAATCAAGTAGAATGGTGTTGAGATGATCTATTCAAATCAGTATTTGTGCTTGACAGCGTAGCACTAAAATGAAGGATTTTATCTAGTGTATCGATAGAATATTTTAGTCTAGGATTAGCGCAATTAACTCTATCAGTTTGGCATGAAAACTCATGTTAGAATAAGGCCATTTATGGTTATCAACCCCTGTGCCAATTCAGCACCCAGTTAATAAAAATACTCAGGAGTCTATGTTGCAGTGGCAAATATTACCCTTTAACCAGTTATCTATTGATCAGTTGTACGAGTTATTGACCATACGCGTAGATGTGTTTGTGGTTGAGCAAAATTGTGCTTATTCTGAGTTAGATAATAAAGACCGTCATCCACAAGCCCTGCATTTACTGGGGTATGCTGACGATAATACCCTTGCTGCTTATTGCCGTATTTTGCCTCCCGAGGTGAGTTATCCTCAAGCCAGCATTGGCCGTGTGCTGGTGGTCAAATCCCATCGAGGGAAAGGGCTGGCAGAGCCTTTAATGCAGCAAGCGATTGACATTGCATTATCGCAATGGCCTGAGTCAGGTATACAAATTGGTGCCCAGCAACACCTTCAAGCGTTTTATCAACGCCTTGGATTTATGAATCACTCCAAGGTGTATTTAGAAGATGGTATCCCCCATTTAGATATGATTTATCAAGCATAAAGGAACATAACCATGTCAGATTTCGTGATTAACAAAACTCAATTAGTTTGTGTTGCCCAATTTGTGGCCAAACCAGGAAAGCGTGATGCGCTGACAGCCGCTTTAGCGGCATTAATTCCTGCAACCAGACGTGAACCGGGTTGTATTCGTTACGAGTTAAATGTCAGCTTAGAAGATGAAAATAAAGTGGCGTTTGTCGAAAAGTTTGTTGATAAAGCCGCATTTGATGAGCATTGTGCATCGCAGGCAATTCAGGATTACTTTAACAAGGTGATGCCTGAGCTAGTGGAATCTCACCATGTGGAAATCTTTAACCAAGTGATTGCTTAATGGGTAATAGCAAAATTCATAAAGAGTGTTAAAACACTCTTTATTTGTCATTCGGAACAACTTGCTTTAATGAGTTTGGCGCAAGGTGAGTTTAGGGCGTAAATCCACTTCACCGTCAGGGTGAATAATCGCAATATCATCTTGTTGCGACACAAAAGCCACAGGGCCATTTAAAGTGTGGCGCACAAACAGCAAGCGGTAACCAAATCTGTGTAGGTCATAGAGGGCGAGCTTTTGTTCTGCTGATGTCATTTCCCAATGGTCTTCATTAGATAGCGAAGCTGTGCGACGTTCACTGATATCTTGAGCTGTTTGAGCCATAGCAATATATCCAGAATTGAATTGTTAACTTATTGTTATCGCATTAATATAACAATAATTAAACTAAATGGTAGTACTTTTTGATGATCGAAAACGAGCATGATTTGTCGATTATATGAGCTAAATCATTATTTGGATCAAAAAAGTCATTAGGAGGCAGATTGCTGCGTTATATCGAACCGGTATTTAGACCACCCTCTGAGTGGAAGTCACTAATTTTACAAGTCACTAATGGCTGTAGTTGGAATAACTGCAGTTTTTGCGACATGTATACCCAACCGCAAAAGCAGTTTAGAGCACAAAAGCTTGATAAAATTGAGCAAGATATTTTGACGGCTGCGTCATCAGGCTACCCTGTCTCACGGGTGTTTCTAGCCGATGGTGATGCCATGAGCCTGCCTTTCAATCGTTTAAAGGCTATCTGCGAGTTAATCAATATTCATTTACCTTCAGTGACTCGGATCAGTAGTTATTGCTTGCCTCGTAACTTAAAAAATAAAACGGGTGACCAACTGGCGGAACTAAAAGCCATGGGGTTATCACTGTTATATGTAGGTTGTGAAAGTGGTGATAATGAAGTATTGAGGCGTATTCAAAAAGGTGAAGATTATCAATCGTCACTT
This Shewanella aestuarii DNA region includes the following protein-coding sequences:
- a CDS encoding TonB-dependent receptor codes for the protein MLNNKISRLALATCFAMGVSFPAMAADTASNIRGQIVGPQGNAVTDAKITIMHEPTGTVTEVTVGANGEFFARGLRVGGPYIIKIDSDEFADDVEQNLFLNVGETFRFNRTLQLAADMERIGVVGSASYYRSAGGDSEFGAKEIANAPGVSRDLKDVLRQNPMAVVGTDGISMSVAGMNPRFNTFVVDGISQNDDFGLNSNGYPTQRSPISLDAVESVALNVSPYTARNGGFTGAQINAVTKSGTNDVSGSVFWETTNDSMAGKTQPDDEGKRINQDFEETTFGGTIGFPLIKDTLFFFGSYENFDSPKSAAYGPAGSGFAKSSDITLEEFTKIQNIASSVYGLDTIGTFDANPQEEDEKILAKVDWNINDQHRASFTYQYTLGNLTNNISENTSQLTMSSAWYNKEEKLETYAANLYSDWTDDFSTEIKVAYKDTTSNSNTIDDLGIGSVSIQTYDRSGDRVVFGTDKSRQANKLNNQNLEVRFVGDYYLGDHNIGFGLQYNNVEVFNLFAQNVIGNWSFNSIEDFENGVVDQFFYANAKSGNPNDVGASFNMDTLALFVEDSWDITADLELTFGMRYETISMSDSPSLNQNFVDRYGFANNKTMDGKDIWLPRIGLTYLLNDNVTLRGGVGRYSGGSPTVWMSNSFSNDGNSLLSYNNGWNDAWGTPDFANVPSEAQDGLVGGDGNTNSLDPNFELPSDWRASIGFDSTWDFGPLGEDWFVGGEFLYIAKENDVAWVDLARRKVKTDATGRVVYETWDPLANNGAGGNTNRYDLMLTNAEEDGNSKTLSLSLAKNWDMGLSMRAGYAYNSVEEGNQGSSSTATSNYQYTPVQYDRNGTTMGTGYYETPHRFTLNLGYDVEFIAGYNSSFNLFFEAREGNPVTWLLGSYKDGNLGDQTSFANASYYLPYIPTGADDPNVEYKGLTYEEFKSALDKLGLSKYAGGIAPKGISNQPWVHQLDFRFTQELPGFMEKHKGILYFDVKNVLNLMNNDWGVVEYQSFNSKKLVDHDYDAATGVYTYSVPFGQQGIETETYDNYDIKQSAWQLKVGVKYKF
- a CDS encoding GNAT family N-acetyltransferase — encoded protein: MQWQILPFNQLSIDQLYELLTIRVDVFVVEQNCAYSELDNKDRHPQALHLLGYADDNTLAAYCRILPPEVSYPQASIGRVLVVKSHRGKGLAEPLMQQAIDIALSQWPESGIQIGAQQHLQAFYQRLGFMNHSKVYLEDGIPHLDMIYQA
- a CDS encoding putative quinol monooxygenase — protein: MSDFVINKTQLVCVAQFVAKPGKRDALTAALAALIPATRREPGCIRYELNVSLEDENKVAFVEKFVDKAAFDEHCASQAIQDYFNKVMPELVESHHVEIFNQVIA
- a CDS encoding radical SAM protein, giving the protein MLRYIEPVFRPPSEWKSLILQVTNGCSWNNCSFCDMYTQPQKQFRAQKLDKIEQDILTAASSGYPVSRVFLADGDAMSLPFNRLKAICELINIHLPSVTRISSYCLPRNLKNKTGDQLAELKAMGLSLLYVGCESGDNEVLRRIQKGEDYQSSLEALSKIRQAGMKSSVMILMGLGGKALSTQHAIASAKLMNATQPDYLSTLVVTLPLGTERMDAAFDGKFVLPDQRGLLQEMHTLLSHLELDKTIFRSDHASNYLVLKGVLGKDKPQLVNQVAQALQGMVPLRQEWQRGL